In the Hordeum vulgare subsp. vulgare chromosome 7H, MorexV3_pseudomolecules_assembly, whole genome shotgun sequence genome, one interval contains:
- the LOC123410874 gene encoding histone H3.2 produces the protein MARTKQTARKSTGGKAPRKQLATKAARKSAPATGGVKKPHRFRPGTVALREIRKYQKSTELLIRKLPFQRLVREIAQDFKTDLRFQSSAVSALQEAAEAYLVGLFEDTNLCAIHAKRVTIMPKDIQLARRIRGERA, from the coding sequence ATGGCCCGCACGAAGCAGACTGCCCGCAAGTCCACCGGCGGCAAGGCGCCGCGGAAGCAGCTGGCGACCAAGGCGGCGCGCAAGTCGGCGCCAGCGACCGGCGGCGTCAAGAAGCCCCACCGCTTCCGCCCTGGAACCGTCGCGCTCCGTGAGATCCGCAAGTACCAGAAGAGCACGGAGCTGCTCATCCGCAAGCTCCCCTTCCAGCGCCTCGTGCGGGAGATCGCGCAGGACTTCAAGACCGACCTCCGCTTCCAGTCCTCCGCCGTCTCCGCGCTCCAGGAGGCCGCCGAGGCCTACCTCGTCGGGCTCTTCGAGGACACCAACCTCTGCGCCATCCACGCCAAGCGCGTCACCATCATGCCCAAGGACATCCAGCTCGCCCGCCGCATCCGCGGGGAGAGGGCCTAG
- the LOC123411281 gene encoding dirigent protein 1-like, with product MNSPVMAPGRLGSALLALLVVVLAARPAAVSGASAHLHFYMHDVLTGPAPTAVQVLDGPRGHFGDTIVIDDALTETSSAASAGVGRAQGRYVWASKGNPELLVTMDVVLTSGPYAGSSVTVVGRDDIGAAVRELSVVGGTGQFRMATGYVLWKTVRLDHPNAVLELDVFVNP from the coding sequence ATGAACTCTCCTGTCATGGCTCCCGGCAGGCTCGGCTCCGCGCTGCTCGCCCTGTTGGTCGTCGTCCTGGCCGCGCGGCCGGCGGCGGTGTCCGGGGCGTCAGCGCACCTGCACTTCTACATGCACGACGTGCTGACGGGCCCGGCGCCGACGGCGGTGCAGGTGCTGGACGGGCCACGCGGCCACTTCGGCGACACGATCGTGATCGACGACGCGCTGACGGAGACCTCGTCGGCGGCGTCGGCGGGCGTGGGGCGCGCGCAGGGGCGGTACGTGTGGGCGTCCAAGGGGAACCCGGAGCTGCTTGTGACCATGGACGTGGTGCTCACGTCGGGCCCCTACGCGGGGTCCTCCGTGACGGTGGTGGGCCGGGACGACATCGGCGCGGCGGTGCGGGAGCTGTCGGTGGTCGGCGGCACGGGGCAGTTCAGGATGGCCACAGGGTACGTGCTGTGGAAGACCGTCCGGCTCGACCACCCCaacgccgtcctcgagctcgacgtctTCGTCAACCCGTGA